One genomic window of Solanum dulcamara chromosome 10, daSolDulc1.2, whole genome shotgun sequence includes the following:
- the LOC129871644 gene encoding uncharacterized protein LOC129871644, translating to MKFFQVNSKTPSCHGIKNLILISCFACTIYFLYPFILVPNSNFLDHSFVSRHDQQFDLSSSITLQNVVFGIASNSKSWSKRKEYVKLWWKPNEMRGCVFLEKELPSTTTNDSIFLPPICISEDISRFPYTNRGGSPSAIRVARVVSETVTLNLNHSDIKWFVFGDDDTIFFQENLVKTLSKYDNGLWYYIGSNSESFIQNKVFSFGMAFGGAGFAISYPLAKVLARVFDSCIERYPHLYGSDGRIHACLTELGVTLTHEPGFHQMDFQGNAFGFLASHPIRPLVSLHHMEKIDPIFPNMSRMKALQHLYHAANFDPQRILQQTVCYDRRFSWTVSVSWGYVVQVFELNVHLPDAQRVQESYLPWKKNAYGTLYEFTTRKFEVDPCRRQFVYFLDEVALGVDVIKTIYKKKTYENCTFSKNSPTKLQEIRVFSTKLELDQKQLLAPRRHCCDLLPSTSDKVMEIGIRECKEDELIYMHN from the exons ATGAAATTTTTTCAAGTAAATAGCAAAACCCCATCTTGTCATGGCATCAAGAATCTTATTTTAATCTCTTGTTTTGCTTGCACAATTTATTTTCTATATCCATTCATACTTGTCCCAAATTCCAATTTTCTTGATCATTCCTTTGTATCAAGACATGATCAACAATTTGATTTATCATCATCAATTACTCTTCAAAATGTCGTTTTTGGAATTGCATCTAATTCCAAATCATGGTCAAAGAGAAAAGAATATGTTAAACTATGGTGGAAGCCAAATGAAATGAGGGGTTGTGTGTTTCTTGAAAAAGAATTGCCTAGTACTACTACAAATGATTCAatatttcttcctccaatttgtATTTCAGAGGACATTTCAAGATTCCCATATACAAATAGAGGTGGGAGTCCATCAGCAATTAGAGTGGCACGTGTGGTATCAGAGACAGTCACGcttaatcttaatcattcagataTCAAGTGGTTTGTTTTTGGAGATGACGACACTATTtttttccaagaaaatttggTTAAGACGTTGTCTAAGTATGACAATGGGCTTTGGTATTACATTGGGTCAAATTCAGAAAGTTTTATACAAAACAAGGTTTTCTCATTTGGTATGGCATTTGGTGGTGCTGGTTTTGCTATAAGTTATCCATTGGCTAAGGTTTTGGCTAGAGTTTTTGATTCATGTATAGAGAGATATCCACATCTTTATGGAAGTGATGGTAGAATTCATGCTTGTTTGACAGAACTTGGTGTTACATTAACACATGAGCCAGGCTTCCATCAG ATGGATTTTCAAGGAAATGCATTTGGATTTTTGGCTTCACATCCCATTAGACCTTTGGTATCTTTACATCACATGGAGAAAATTGATCCAATTTTCCCTAACATGTCAAGAATGAAGGCCTTGCAACATTTGTACCATGCTGCAAATTTTGATCCTCAGAGGATTTTGCAGCAAACAGTATGTTACGATCGACGATTTTCGTGGACCGTGTCAGTGTCATGGGGCTATGTTGTACAAGTTTTTGAGCTCAATGTACATTTGCCTGATGCACAACGCGTGCAGGAGAGCTACTTGCCCTGGAAAAAGAATGCTTATGGTACACTTTATGAGTTTACTACAAGGAAATTTGAGGTTGATCCATGTAGAAGGCAATTTGTTTATTTCTTGGATGAAGTGGCTTTGGGGGTTGATGTGATCAAGACTATttacaagaagaaaacatatgaaaattgCACATTTAGCAAGAATTCACCAACAAAACTACAAGAAATTAGAGTGTTCTCCACCAAGTTAGAGCTTGACCAGAAACAG